The Dreissena polymorpha isolate Duluth1 chromosome 2, UMN_Dpol_1.0, whole genome shotgun sequence nucleotide sequence CAATAGTTTGAAGCCTGTTATCTGGACAGTGTTGTGCAACCTTTCAAGGTTGTTTTTGTTTGCTTGGGTGCAATAAGAGACCGTATTTTCCCGATTTTTTATCGCAAGTCTATAAAAAGACAGGGAACCAGCCTCTCACCTTCAAACAAAATGGCAGCTTCCATTGCGTTCCAATTTGACAACAACTCAGATCTTAAGATAGATTATTCGTGTGTATTTTAAGAATGACATCAAACGTTTGAAATGACTGTTTTACTGAGAAGACAAATCTTTATGATTGAGCAGTTTTCATTGATTGGAAAAAGACCACTTGCAAAAACTGGTTCCGACAAAACTCGTTGCCAGTGCCCTGTGGCAGTGGCAGTGTTTCCTTCCATTTCTCAACCATGGGCATACATGAACGTATGGAGATCTTTATCcaatttatttcatgaaatatcgtttataaaatattttcccGAATACTTTGTAAACCGTTTGAGTCGTTCACTGAATAGGCTTTTAACATTTTCAGACTTCTACCTTATTCAAACTATTGATATCTGTTGAGTACTCGATGAGTAGTGTATTCATATACAAAACACATTTAGagttttgttcaacattttttatttcaattctttcacaaaataaaaaaaagacaacatatgttttcacaaaataacatttttttaaaactttacaCCATGTACACAAATATAGCagacatatatatttacattggtTAACACATGTTTTCACATGGGACAAACATTGAAGTAAAACTGATTAATTAACATACCAATTacttaaaattgtataatgttAGGAAATTAATTAAAGTACGTTAAACAATTgtatactagaaatggcgcggcagaggccgacgcgtatccccacgccgaatgtttgacctaggtgtgccccagggttggtaatggggccatgcatagctgagattgaccgtattgtcataagagaagttcatcatcaattagaagtgaattggtgtagaaatgaagaagttatagtaaaagtcaattttgggtgggtgtgacatatgtggggatggcgccccagggttggtaattgtgccatgcatagttgagattgaccgtattgtcataagagaagttcagtatcaatttgaagtgaatcggtgtagaaatgaagaaattatagtaaaggcaattttgggcgggtgtggtctatgtgggcggggccccagggttggttatggggccatgcatagttgagattgaccctaatgtcataagagaagttcagtatcaatttgaagtgaatccgtgtagaaatgaaaaaaatatagtaaatggaattttttggtgggtgtggcctatgtgggcgggcgccccagggttgggattggggccatgcatagttgagattgaccctaatgtcataacaaaagttcagtatcaatttgaagtgaatccgtgtagaaatgaaaaaattatagtaaatggaaatttttggtgggtgtggcctatgtgggcggggcgccccagggttgggaatggggccatgcatggttgagattgaccgtattgtcataagagaggtccagtatcaatttgaagttaatcggtgtagaaataaagaagtaaatgtaaaataacctaaaaaaatgagtgataatttctgacgcggccccaccccaaccgctataacttttgacccaggggtcagatcaaaattccaaatagtgcagggtcgcacatatgctcatagctaccatgtgtgtaagtttcaaggttctagtgcttttagtgtaggaggagatagtggccaggacggacggacagacagacagacagacagacagacggacgaacggacggacggacggcggagataaccacaatatccccacctttttttcaaaaagcgtggggataataacacCTTTCACACACTTCATGTTACCTGTGAAATACACCGTCTACAAGTGTGAAAGAGAAGTTAATTGTGTCAGACAACCGTATGTTTAGATAATTTAAGTGTGAACATAAAGAGAAAAAGAGCCATCATCTCTATCATTTATTCTTAAATACTGATTATCATATTCTATCCTACATCTATTGTGGAatttttttgttggggggggggggggggggttataagTTGACTTCAATAAGTGAGGGTtaaacaaactagagctttgtcacagacgtgactatTATCCCCACactgcattgacacataatattttgcatgtcgtcttcacaaaaaacagcagacaccatgctctattttttaaaacgaactaagtgaccccttgacctagtttttgacccagaaaggccaatgttctaacttggccttaacatcatctccataaaacttctgacaaagtttggtgaagatcggatgtaaactacttgaattagagatctgacaccatgctgaatgttaaaaaactcactaagtgaccccgtgacctagatttaggcccggaatgggcccatgttcaaacttgtcctagagatcatttcgataaaacttgtgaccaagtttggtaaggattggatgaaaactacttgaattagagagcggacaacatggtgaggtttaaaacgcactaagataccccgtgacctagtatttgacccagtagacccatattcacacttgacctagacatcatctagatacaacttctgaccaagtttggtgaagattggattaaaactacttgaattagagagcggacaacattgggatgtttaaaacgcattaagtgaccccgtgaccttgtttttgacccggcatgacccatattcaaacttgcccaagacattatcaagatacaacttttgaccaaatttggtgaagattggataaaaactacttgaaatagagagcggacaacatggtgaggtttaaaacacactaagtaaccccgtgaccttgtttttgacctggcatggcccatgttcgaactttacctacacatcatctagttacaacttctgaccaagtgtggtgaagatcggatttaaactacttgaaaaagagagcggacaccatccttaatgtgtaaaacgtactaagtgaccctgtgacctagtttttgatctggcatggcccatgttcgaacttggccttcagaccatctagataaaacttctgaccaagtttggtgaagatcggatgaaaactacttgaataagagagaggacaccatgctgaatgttaaaaaaacgcactaagtgaccccgtgacctagtttttgaccctgcaaggcccatgtttgaacttggccttaagatcatctcgatacaacttctgactgagtttggtgaagatcggatgaaaactacttgaattagagagcggacaacatgctgaatgtttaaaacgcactaagtgaccccgtgacctagtttttgacccggcaaggcccatgttcgaacttggcctagacatcatgtagatacaacttttgaccaagtttggtgaagatcggatgaaaactacttgaattagagagcggacaacatgctgaatgtttaaaacgcactaattgaccccgtgacctagttttttgacccggcaaggcccatgttcgaacttcgcctagacatcatgtagatacaacttctgaccaagtttggtgaagatcggatgaaaactacttgaattagagagcggacaacatgctgaatgtttaaaacgcagtaagtgaccccgtgacctagtttttgacccggcaaggcccatgttcgaacttggccttaagatcatctcgatacaacttctgaccaagtttggtgaagatcggatgaaaactacttgaattagagagatgacaacatgctgaatgtttaaaacgcactaagtgaccccgtgacctagtttttgacccggcaaggcccatgttcgaacttggccttaagatcatctcgatacaacttctgaccaagtttggtgaagatcggatgaaaatacttgaataagagagccgacaacatgctgaatgtttgaaaagtactaagtgaccccgtgacctagtttttgacccggcaaggcccatgttcgaacttggccaagacattatctacatacaacttctgaccaagtttggtgaagatcggttgaaaactacttgaattagagagcggacaacatgctgaatgtttaaaacgcactaagtgaccccgtgacctagtttttgacccggcaaggcccatgttcgaactttgcctagacatcatggagatacaacttctgaccaagtttggtgaaaatcggataaaactacttgaattagagagcagacacttaatacggtccgacagacagaccgaccgaccgacagacaagttcactcctattaACCCCTCTTAACTTCGTGTGTGGGGTATAAAACACCTATGTGTTGACAAAAAAGAATGCGAGTTGACCAAGGTACAGGTTGACTTAGGTATGAGTTGACTTGCACCCAACTAAGTGGTgttaatattattgaaataaaattatgtttattgcaAAGAAAACGTTCCTTTTGTAAGAAATAAATCAAATTACATTTATGTTCCTAAGCAATTTGTGcgaatagaatataaaatatatgtacttAACTTATGATGGCCTTACAATACTTTTACTTTGAAACTAGATCAAACTCCAATTTACAAACACTTGATCCAATGATAAGCATTCATGTGTAAATgtctaaaaaatatttgttgtttgatTATACAACATATTCTCCATCCTTGATTGACACACTCATTTCAATTATGCCTAATTATTATATGATGTTGGTTGTTCAATTGGTTTATGTCATCATGACCCATAATATAACtttcttgttgtttttctgtTCTGTTTTTAATGTAAAAAGGTCAAAGTTCTTGAAAGCACATTCACATGCCCCAATTCCAAGTTTTGATCCAGTAATATGATTGGACTGTCCTTACTTCATGTATAGGAATCTTTTTACTCTGCAATGTGAGGATGTGGTTATCATTTGtacagatataaaaaataaatattctataTTGTTTACTCTTGTAATTGCAGTATGCAACCAAACCAGATGTAGTTGTAGAAGATGAAAACATACCAACGTCACATGCTTTAGCTAAAGGCAAAGATGACACCAACAGAAAGACAGTGAAGATACGTGTGCCAAAAAATGTTAGAAACACAGTGACAGATCAGGAagaaaatatgaagaaaaatgTTGACTTTGAAGAAAAGACTTCAAACAGTAAATTGACTGAAGAAGTTTTTCTTTATATTAGAAAGTCATCCATAACTGTagatttcaataaaaatgtaaaattgacaaaGCCTATACATGTTCGCAGCCCTCGTGGAAAAGAGACGCTTGTAATTGACTTGGATTATGAAGAAGAGGTGGAAGTAGATAATACAAACCCAGGGCAGAATATTGAATCCATAAATGAAGTCTTATGGAGGGACACAAGATTAGACTACAAAAAGTTACCTCAATATTATATGAAGCTTTCTAAAATAAGACTGACAGGTGGGTGTTATACATGAAGCATATTTTGTAGTAACAAGTTACTATCATTTGTGTGAATGTCATGGAACACAAGTCACTCATACTTGTAGCTTTTCTATATTTGATCACAATCATATTTTCAAATTACATGTCCTTGTGTTACTAGTATACTGATTGATTTTTCTTAAGCCTGATTGTAGAGATTAAGATTCAGTTGTCACAATCGCAGTTCATTGGTTGTGTTAATCCAAATGTattatctttttatgccccccttcgaagaagagggggtatattgctttgctcatgtcggtcggtcggtcggtatgtcggtccgtccaccaggtggttgttggatgataactcaagaacgcattcgcctatgatcatgaaacttcataggtagattgatcatgactcgtagatgacccctattgattttgaggtcactaggtcaaaggtcaaggtcacgttgacccgaaatagtaaaatggtttccggatgataactcaagaacgcatacgcctaggatcatgaaacttcatgagtagattgatcatgacttgcagatgacccctattgattttgaggtcactaggtcaaaggtcaaggtccgttgacccgaaatagtaaaatggtttccggatgataactcaagaatgcatacgcctaggatcatgaaacttcatgggtagattgatcatgactcgcagatgacccctattgattttgaggtcactaggtcaaaggtcaaggtcacggtgacccgaaatagtaaaatggtttccggatgataactcaagaatgcatacgcctaggatcatgaaacttcatgggtagattgatcaagacttgcagatgacccctattgattttgaggtcaaaggtcaaggtcacggtgacccgaaatagtaaaatggtttccggatgataactcaagaaagcatacgcctaggatcatgaaacttcatgggtagattgatcatgacttgcagatgacccctattgattttgaggtcaaaggtcaaggtcacggtgacccgaaatagtaaaatggtttccggatgataactcaagaacgcatacgcctaggatcatgaaacttgcttgttaattgaaaaacagcaacacagtttgtatgtataaaacaatgttaatacataaataggatcaagcatattaaaatatcaacttagatttagtttcctttactgtacaggatttgtaaagttaggttaatatttgtgtattgaacaaaaataacaacagtgtaaagaaaagttaatttggggatgttctatccaaaccctgagagttcagatttccttaaatgccaagtaaagattgtaaatttcaacccactcctctggttagttttcagagcgcacatataattaacttttgagcttaatgtctcatttgtacatgcataactgtattaactccaaaccAACTattacaagtggtaggccagtattacatggactggtgttcactgtttacaccatttcacaaccccatctgatactggtcagtatcttggcaagtggccaaagttgggagtggaattaatggtctattacataactgacttctgtgtgtggtaaacacatgatactggtcatgtggtaaagttgcacttgtatacatttgcccaatacacaacactagccttggctatttttaatcagattgcattgctatctatggtggtcattgactaggggagttaactgctataaataacatgtttcattaccattaattaataaataaaacattacaaattgtgtgcatgtttcacatattgtcaaataagtcaaaatgtgtgaaaggaatccaaaaaatcaaagactcaatcatataatggatataattgattagtatagctcctgattggtttttgcactattaattggatacatttcacaggtcattgacatagGTGTCATAAATTGTAGACAGAATGTATAGAGAATTTCATCTTAGTATTAATAAGTAAATGATTCCATGATACTTATTGGattttatttcaaggtcacagtgacaaaaaacatattcacacaatggctgtcaatacaacggaaagcccatatggggggcatgcatgtttcacaaacagcccttgtttcattcttcagactgtatttttttaatttattgggAAAGTTTAAATCTAGTTAATAATTAAACCTCATCCCAGTTTCAACAGAAAAGTAATATTTAAGTGTGCAATGGTAAGACATAAGCATTCAAATAGCTTGTCCTGATTGTCGCTTcatcattaaacaatttacaaaaaaaaagccATACAAATCAGCATGTCAATGATTTTCCATATGAATCCTATTCCCATAGCTCTCAGGTCACTATGAGTCTGATAGTGCAGCCTTTACTTCATCATTTGTctgccaattaaaaaaaatatttgcatgtCGCACACATTACTTGTGTCCAGAGCTCAAAGGCAAAAGTCACATTAGAATATATAGCTTTTCTCGACTGTAACTTTTATCGCAGTGTTATTAAACAATTACAACCATTCTTAACACCTTGTTCGACATGCTGCAATCAGGCATCTAGTGTTGACAAAAGTACATGTTACAAGTAAGCATAACATTACTGAACATGTACATATCTTTTGGATGTGTGTACCAATATATTATCATTATGCTGTTTTACTACAGGTTTGGTGGTGATAACTACCATGGCAGGTTATGGCATTGCCCCAGACCCATTCAGTGTGGGAACCTTCCTGCTATGTACTGTGGGAACCGCACTCACTTCCTGCTCAGCAAATGCCATTAACCAGGTTCGGTGTTAGAATGGTTCAACAGGGACTTTCAGAATGCATTTCTGCTACCTGCATTTCAAT carries:
- the LOC127866406 gene encoding protoheme IX farnesyltransferase, mitochondrial-like; its protein translation is MTVLLRRQIFMIEQFSLIGKRPLAKTGSDKTRCQCPVAVAVFPSISQPWAYMNYATKPDVVVEDENIPTSHALAKGKDDTNRKTVKIRVPKNVRNTVTDQEENMKKNVDFEEKTSNSKLTEEVFLYIRKSSITVDFNKNVKLTKPIHVRSPRGKETLVIDLDYEEEVEVDNTNPGQNIESINEVLWRDTRLDYKKLPQYYMKLSKIRLTGLVVITTMAGYGIAPDPFSVGTFLLCTVGTALTSCSANAINQYFEVPFDAQMNRTKNRVLVRGHLSPLHAATFAVITGAMGISVLSLGVNSLTACLGAFNLGLYTLVYTPMKRYSIANTWVGSVVGAIPPMMGWTACTGYLDPGAWLLAAILYSWQFPHFNSLSWNLRPDYSRGGYRMASVVRPELCKRVALRHSIGMIPLCTLAPLIDLTSWWFVGYSIPLNVYLSYLAWNFYWKGDSNSSRKLFRFTLVHIPALLVLMIACKKRNNRQNATEHLTLGNVNEDSVS